Proteins found in one Vulpes vulpes isolate BD-2025 chromosome 13, VulVul3, whole genome shotgun sequence genomic segment:
- the MOS gene encoding proto-oncogene serine/threonine-protein kinase mos, with product MLPNSWDPLLLVYLSHFGVHFEGAMPSPLSRHSYLPSEFSPSVDSRPCSSPSELPSKAGKLLPGDTPPRAPRLPRRLAWCSIDWEQVCFLQRLGAGGFGSVYKATYHGVPVAIKQVNKCTKNRLASQRSFWAELNIARLRHDNIVQVVAASTRTPAGFNSLGTIIMEFGGNVTLHQVIYGATSCSEKDVQPHCCAGEQLNLGKGLKYSLDIVKGLLFLHSQNIVHLDLKPANILISEQDVCKIGDFGCSEKLEDVLCFQTPPYPLGGTYTHRAPELLKGEMITPKADIYSFAITLWQMATKEVPYSGERQYVLYAVVAYNLRPSLSAAVFTDSISGKRLEKIIQCCWRASALQRPSAELLLVDLNSLRAEFD from the coding sequence ATGCTTCCAAACTCGTGGGACCCTCTTCTTTTGGTTTACCTGAGCCACTTTGGGGTCCACTTTGAAGGTGCCATGCCCTCACCTCTTTCCCGGCACAGTTACCTCCCCAGTGAGTTTTCTCCCTCGGTGGACTCGCGGCCCTGCAGCAGCCCTTCCGAGCTCCCAAGCAAAGCAGGGAAGCTCCTCCCGGGGGACACTCCTCCCAGGGCTCCACGGCTACCACGTCGGCTGGCCTGGTGCTCCATCGACTGGGAACAGGTGTGCTTCCTGCAGAGGCTGGGAGCTGGCGGGTTTGGCTCGGTGTACAAGGCGACTTACCACGGTGTTCCGGTGGCCATAAAACAAGTGAACAAGTGCACCAAGAACCGACTGGCATCCCAGCGCAGTTTCTGGGCTGAGCTCAACATCGCAAGGCTTCGCCATGATAACATCGTGCAGGTGGTGGCTGCAAGCACACGCACACCTGCGGGATTTAACAGCCTAGGCACCATAATCATGGAGTTTGGTGGCAATGTCACCTTACACCAAGTCATATACGGTGCCACGAGCTGCTCTGAGAAGGATGTGCAGCCTCACTGCTGTGCCGGGGAGCAATTAAATCTGGGAAAGGGTCTGAAGTATTCCCTAGATATTGTGAAAGGCCTGCTTTTCCTTCACTCACAAAACATTGTACACTTGGACCTGAAGCCGGCTAACATTCTGATCAGTGAGCAGGATGTCTGCAAAATTGGGGACTTCGGTTGCTCCGAGAAGCTGGAAGACGTGCTGTGCTTCCAGACTCCTCCCTACCCTCTGGGGGGCACCTACACCCACCGAGCTCCAGAGCTCCTGAAAGGAGAGATGATAACGCCAAAAGCTGACATCTACTCCTTTGCCATCACTCTTTGGCAAATGGCTACCAAGGAGGTGCCCTACTCAGGGGAGCGGCAGTACGTGCTCTACGCTGTGGTGGCCTATAATCTTCGTCCATCTCTGTCAGCAGCTGTCTTCACTGACTCCATCTCTGGGAAAAGACTTGAGAAGATCATCCAGTGCTGCTGGAGGGCCAGTGCTCTACAGCGGCCAAGTGCAGAACTCCTCCTGGTTGACCTTAACTCTTTAAGAGCTGAATTTGACTGA